From the Microbacterium sp. W4I4 genome, one window contains:
- a CDS encoding multidrug effflux MFS transporter, which yields MWFLDGCAAGGSDPPGASSMGDFSRVESFRRSIRPSPRKRPVTDERTPTGSIRAITGTIRTSTPTGAIRTLGADPATAPIVLHPGDAISNARRVLYIIVLGALTALGPFTIDLYLPAFPQLEEDFATSAAMIQLTLTGTMIGFALGQLVVGPLSDKVGRRVPLIVVTALHVLASIAAALAPDLLLLGASRVVMGVGAAAGGVVAMAIVRDLFGGKRLVVMLSRLALVSGVAPVVAPIAGSALLVVMPWRGIFVVLAAYGLIMLIAASTLIPETLPRARRQDRGSSTVLQRYRSVFSDRVFVGVLVIGGMTFSGLFSYLSASPFLFQQTHGLDPQQYGLLFAANSLGVVGGVQAASRLAARFGPQWVMAFSTGMLLISGAAIIVCDQAGAGFWGTVIPLWLFMTACGFTFPCVQVLALDRHGKAAGTAASVLGACNNGIAAVISPAVGLISAGSGITATTMAIVMVGCAVIAILALWLIVRPRTVAMLAP from the coding sequence ATGTGGTTTCTCGACGGGTGTGCGGCGGGCGGGAGCGATCCCCCCGGGGCGAGTAGCATGGGAGACTTCTCCCGCGTCGAATCGTTTCGGCGCAGCATCCGCCCCTCTCCGCGAAAGCGCCCTGTGACCGACGAACGCACTCCCACCGGCAGCATCCGCGCGATCACCGGCACGATCCGCACCTCCACGCCCACCGGCGCCATCCGCACCCTGGGTGCGGACCCCGCGACGGCCCCGATCGTCCTGCACCCCGGCGACGCGATCTCCAACGCGCGCCGCGTGCTGTACATCATCGTGCTGGGGGCGCTCACCGCGCTCGGACCGTTCACGATCGACCTGTACCTGCCGGCCTTCCCGCAGCTCGAGGAGGACTTCGCGACCTCGGCCGCGATGATCCAGCTGACCCTCACCGGTACGATGATCGGGTTCGCGCTCGGCCAGCTCGTCGTCGGACCGCTCAGCGACAAGGTCGGACGCCGGGTGCCGCTGATCGTCGTCACCGCGCTGCATGTGCTGGCCAGCATCGCCGCCGCCCTCGCCCCCGATCTGCTCCTGCTGGGAGCGTCACGCGTCGTCATGGGCGTGGGCGCCGCCGCGGGCGGTGTCGTGGCGATGGCGATCGTGCGCGACCTGTTCGGCGGCAAGCGTCTGGTGGTCATGCTGTCGCGCCTCGCGCTGGTCTCGGGCGTCGCACCTGTGGTCGCCCCGATCGCCGGCTCCGCGCTGCTGGTGGTCATGCCCTGGCGGGGCATCTTCGTCGTGCTCGCCGCCTACGGCCTGATCATGCTCATCGCGGCATCCACGCTGATCCCCGAGACGCTGCCCAGGGCGCGCCGTCAGGATCGCGGATCGAGCACCGTGCTGCAGCGCTACCGCAGCGTGTTCTCCGACCGGGTGTTCGTCGGCGTGCTCGTCATCGGCGGCATGACCTTCTCGGGCCTGTTCTCGTACCTCTCGGCGTCACCGTTCCTGTTCCAGCAGACGCACGGTCTGGACCCGCAGCAGTACGGGCTGCTGTTCGCGGCGAACTCCCTCGGCGTGGTCGGCGGCGTGCAGGCGGCGTCGCGTCTCGCCGCGCGCTTCGGGCCGCAGTGGGTGATGGCCTTCTCCACCGGGATGCTGCTGATCTCGGGCGCCGCGATCATCGTCTGTGACCAGGCGGGCGCAGGCTTCTGGGGCACGGTCATCCCGCTGTGGCTGTTCATGACCGCGTGCGGTTTCACGTTCCCGTGCGTGCAGGTGCTCGCGCTCGACCGGCACGGCAAGGCGGCCGGCACGGCGGCATCCGTGCTCGGCGCCTGCAACAACGGCATCGCGGCCGTCATCTCTCCCGCCGTCGGTCTGATCTCGGCTGGGTCCGGGATCACCGCGACGACCATGGCGATCGTGATGGTCGGCTGCGCGGTGATCGCGATCCTGGCGCTGTGGCTGATCGTGCGTCCGCGCACGGTGGCGATGCTCGCCCCTTGA
- a CDS encoding phosphatase PAP2 family protein, whose protein sequence is MTRTRMLISGGALLVAAVVLGWVVVVLFGGAVDGLDPSWNRLMGEIRQPWMLTIAYALNVIGGGWVATLLVPLSILGMLVALKRWRAAVYAAVTFVVSVGLTQLVKEIFGRARPEDLLVPSDFGSFPSGHTAHAATIALVLILVFRRRWIVIAGIIWTLAMALSRTILSVHWLTDTIGGMLIGAGAALLVAGMMGEWALLPAYENTRVASNTKEQS, encoded by the coding sequence ATGACCCGAACTCGGATGCTGATCTCCGGCGGCGCACTGCTGGTGGCCGCCGTCGTTCTGGGCTGGGTGGTCGTCGTCCTCTTCGGCGGTGCGGTCGACGGGCTGGACCCCAGCTGGAACCGGCTGATGGGCGAGATCAGGCAGCCCTGGATGCTGACGATCGCGTACGCGCTGAACGTCATCGGCGGCGGGTGGGTCGCGACTCTCCTCGTGCCGTTGTCGATCCTCGGGATGCTGGTGGCGCTGAAGCGCTGGAGGGCGGCCGTCTACGCCGCCGTGACCTTCGTGGTCAGCGTCGGCCTGACGCAGCTCGTCAAGGAGATCTTCGGGCGCGCCAGACCGGAGGATCTTCTCGTGCCCTCGGACTTCGGATCCTTCCCCTCGGGGCACACGGCGCACGCGGCGACCATCGCGCTGGTGCTCATCCTGGTCTTCCGCCGGCGGTGGATCGTGATCGCCGGCATCATCTGGACACTCGCGATGGCACTGTCCCGTACGATCCTCAGCGTGCACTGGCTCACCGACACGATCGGCGGGATGCTGATCGGCGCTGGTGCCGCCTTGCTCGTGGCCGGGATGATGGGGGAGTGGGCGCTGCTCCCCGCGTACGAGAACACCCGGGTCGCATCGAACACCAAGGAGCAGTCATGA
- a CDS encoding GNAT family N-acetyltransferase, with product MTETGATRIRPYRPSDREAMYEVCVRTADAGADATGVFDDDRLWGDIFAVPYVERHPDLAWVVESPDGRTIGYIVSTDDTEAFETWFRDEWWPGVADRYPLSGNAEPTRQDGIIDYASRRAPGREQHVAHYPAHLHIDLLPETQGQGLGRRLIETLFAELRRRGVPGLHLGMNPENAGAGAFYERIGMQQLESGPDSTMYGMLFD from the coding sequence ATGACCGAGACCGGCGCAACCCGCATCCGCCCCTACCGCCCTTCCGATCGCGAGGCGATGTACGAAGTCTGCGTGCGGACGGCCGACGCCGGAGCGGACGCGACGGGAGTGTTCGACGACGACCGGCTGTGGGGCGACATCTTCGCCGTGCCCTACGTGGAGCGGCATCCCGATCTCGCCTGGGTGGTGGAATCGCCCGACGGCCGCACGATCGGTTACATCGTCTCGACCGACGACACCGAGGCCTTCGAGACGTGGTTCCGCGACGAGTGGTGGCCGGGCGTGGCAGACCGCTACCCGCTGTCGGGGAACGCCGAGCCGACCCGTCAGGACGGCATCATCGACTACGCGAGCAGGCGCGCCCCGGGGCGTGAGCAGCATGTGGCGCACTACCCCGCGCACCTGCACATCGACCTGCTGCCCGAGACGCAGGGACAGGGACTCGGACGACGTCTGATCGAGACGCTGTTCGCCGAGCTCCGGCGCCGCGGCGTGCCCGGCCTGCATCTCGGCATGAATCCGGAGAACGCCGGCGCCGGTGCGTTCTACGAGCGGATCGGGATGCAACAGCTGGAGTCGGGGCCGGACAGCACCATGTACGGGATGCTGTTCGACTGA
- a CDS encoding FAD-dependent oxidoreductase, which translates to MADIDVDVLVIGWGKGGKTLAGALGRNGRSVALVEQSNAMYGGSCINIACIPTKDLVHSASQRRPEDDPQAWFTAAVAGRDALTEKLRARNHAMLAEVDTVTLIDGRARFTGAHDVQVTAGDDTLTMHAETIIINTGTAPAEPRFPVDGSRAFDSTTIQHVDPLPERLVIVGGGYVGLEFAGMFSKFGSRVTIIDHGDTFMRNEDRDVADAARSLLEESGVQLILGGDVRSIRDESGTTTVELAVGGGARTLETDAVLVAVGRHPVTAELGLDTAGVAVDERGYVVVDDRLRTSVPHIFAVGDVNGGPQFTYISLDDNRIVMDQLNGSGARTTDDRTAVPYTVFLTPPLGRVGMNEAQARASGRRVLVASKAIIDIAAMPRPKIVGETHGLIKVLIDADTDLILGAVVFSIDAQEVINLIALAMRHDVTATELRDSIWTHPSSTEALNEVLAAPRPLEA; encoded by the coding sequence ATGGCTGACATCGATGTGGACGTGCTCGTCATCGGGTGGGGCAAGGGCGGCAAGACCCTCGCCGGAGCGCTCGGACGCAACGGCCGATCGGTCGCCCTCGTGGAGCAGTCGAACGCCATGTACGGCGGCAGCTGCATCAACATCGCCTGCATCCCGACGAAGGACCTCGTGCACAGCGCCTCCCAGCGGCGGCCCGAGGACGACCCGCAGGCCTGGTTCACCGCCGCGGTCGCCGGTCGCGACGCCCTGACCGAGAAGCTGCGCGCCCGCAATCACGCGATGCTCGCCGAAGTCGACACCGTCACCCTCATCGACGGCCGCGCCCGGTTCACCGGTGCGCACGACGTGCAGGTCACCGCCGGCGACGACACGCTCACCATGCACGCGGAGACCATCATCATCAACACCGGGACGGCTCCTGCCGAACCCCGCTTCCCGGTCGACGGCTCGCGGGCGTTCGATTCGACCACGATCCAGCACGTCGATCCGCTCCCCGAGCGGCTCGTCATCGTCGGCGGCGGCTACGTCGGCCTGGAGTTCGCGGGCATGTTCTCGAAGTTCGGCTCCCGGGTCACGATCATCGACCACGGTGACACGTTCATGCGCAACGAGGACCGCGATGTGGCGGATGCCGCCCGCTCGCTGCTCGAGGAGTCCGGAGTGCAGCTCATCCTCGGCGGCGATGTGCGCAGCATCCGTGACGAGTCCGGAACCACGACCGTGGAACTCGCCGTCGGCGGCGGGGCCCGGACGCTCGAGACGGATGCCGTGCTGGTGGCCGTCGGCCGGCATCCGGTCACTGCCGAGCTCGGACTCGACACCGCGGGCGTGGCGGTCGACGAGCGCGGCTACGTCGTCGTGGATGACCGGCTGCGCACCTCGGTGCCGCACATCTTCGCCGTGGGCGACGTCAACGGCGGACCGCAGTTCACCTACATCTCGCTGGACGACAACCGGATCGTGATGGACCAGCTGAACGGCTCGGGCGCACGCACGACTGACGACCGCACGGCGGTGCCGTACACGGTCTTCCTCACCCCTCCCCTCGGCCGCGTCGGCATGAACGAGGCCCAAGCGCGCGCGAGCGGTCGACGTGTACTCGTCGCATCCAAGGCCATCATCGACATCGCCGCGATGCCGCGCCCGAAGATCGTCGGGGAGACCCACGGACTGATCAAGGTGCTCATCGATGCCGACACCGACCTGATCCTCGGAGCCGTGGTGTTCTCGATCGACGCGCAGGAGGTCATCAACCTCATCGCCCTCGCGATGCGCCATGACGTGACGGCGACCGAGTTGCGCGACAGCATCTGGACGCACCCGTCGAGCACCGAGGCGCTCAACGAGGTGCTCGCCGCACCCCGTCCGCTGGAGGCCTGA
- a CDS encoding Lrp/AsnC family transcriptional regulator, with translation MARNRLADRTDRNLLRELIRSPGTTTLALAEATGLARNTVRARLVRYDEDGTLRSFQRRIDPGALGYQLSAYVVTSVTQRKLDRVGESLAAIPEVVEVLGLSGITDLLIRVVARDADDLYRIAGRILDVDGVKRTTTGLVMREMVPYRVEQLL, from the coding sequence GTGGCACGCAACCGCCTGGCCGATCGAACCGACCGCAACCTGCTCCGCGAACTCATCCGCAGCCCTGGCACCACCACCCTCGCGCTGGCTGAAGCGACCGGCCTGGCCAGGAACACCGTGCGCGCCCGTCTCGTCCGGTACGACGAGGACGGCACGTTGCGCTCCTTCCAGCGACGCATCGATCCCGGTGCGCTCGGCTATCAGCTGAGCGCCTATGTCGTCACCAGCGTGACTCAGCGCAAGCTCGACCGCGTCGGGGAATCGCTCGCCGCTATCCCGGAGGTCGTCGAAGTGCTCGGCCTGTCAGGTATCACCGATCTATTGATCCGCGTCGTCGCCCGAGACGCCGACGACCTCTACCGCATCGCGGGTCGCATCCTCGACGTCGACGGCGTCAAGCGCACCACGACCGGCCTGGTCATGCGCGAGATGGTCCCCTACCGGGTGGAGCAGCTGCTGTGA
- a CDS encoding pyruvate dehydrogenase gives MSFAIAPAAFTGPPTSDLAALATIERRVLWLATSMIHHANRVRSSSSGLKVGGHQASSASIATIMTALWFEQLRAEDRVSVKPHASPVLHAINYLLGEIGEEHMTTLRGFGGVQSYPSRSKDPDTVDYSTGSVGIGATAPIWGAISRRYASSVSGTPSYGRQYSLVGDAELDEGAVWEAVLDPHVPDLGELVWIIDLNRQSLDRVVPNIAAGKIERMFGAAGWQVITVPFGGQLEELFRRPGGEALRARILDMPNAEFQRLLRCRADELRQRLPGADTAASSIRSLLDAIGDGELVSTIRNLGGHDLAALRAAFAQIDDTRPTVIIAYTIKGKGLPTAGHPQNHSSLLTFEQYDQLADELGMDPAAPWARFDPDSSEGRLCAEAAERLRRDPVVDVTPPPVPTDFCRTPSGTGTTQAALGRVLLDLTRSAPEVARRIVTASPDVSSSTNLAGWLNKAGVWSTSDRQNWFADDPETIMHWRERPSGQHIELGIAEVNLVSLISELGTTWSRWGQPLFPIGVLYDPFVERALEPWSYGMYAGGQSILIGTPSGVSLAAEGGAHQSIKTPSIGLEQPECISFEPAFMQEVEWMLLAAMSQMARPGGKSAYLRLSTKPVDQALAAIPTDPAARERRRRQVVAGGYRLRSAERPDATIIMMGAMAPDALEAADRLATLGVDADVVCVTSPGLLFEAVQARGGRGEGSDWILDQVLPADRARPMVTVLDGHPHALAFLAGRHGVPALHLGVSRFGQSGDLADVYRHHGIDADSIVRAVLDVTG, from the coding sequence ATGTCTTTCGCCATCGCCCCCGCAGCATTCACTGGGCCGCCCACGTCCGATCTCGCCGCGCTCGCCACAATCGAGCGGCGGGTGCTGTGGCTCGCGACGTCGATGATCCACCACGCGAACCGCGTTCGTTCCAGCTCCTCGGGACTGAAGGTCGGCGGACATCAGGCATCGAGCGCGTCCATAGCGACGATCATGACGGCACTGTGGTTCGAGCAGCTGCGCGCCGAAGACCGTGTATCGGTCAAACCTCATGCATCGCCTGTGCTGCACGCCATCAACTACCTGCTCGGCGAGATCGGCGAGGAGCACATGACCACGCTGCGCGGGTTCGGCGGAGTACAGAGCTACCCGAGCCGGTCGAAGGATCCCGACACCGTCGACTACTCCACGGGTTCCGTGGGCATCGGCGCCACGGCTCCGATCTGGGGCGCGATCTCGCGTCGCTATGCATCGTCGGTCTCCGGAACACCGTCGTACGGACGCCAGTACTCCCTGGTCGGCGATGCCGAGCTCGATGAGGGGGCAGTCTGGGAGGCTGTGCTCGACCCGCACGTGCCGGACCTCGGCGAACTCGTCTGGATCATCGACCTCAACCGCCAGTCGCTCGACCGAGTCGTGCCGAACATCGCGGCGGGAAAGATCGAGCGGATGTTCGGCGCTGCCGGTTGGCAGGTCATCACCGTTCCGTTCGGCGGGCAGCTCGAGGAGCTGTTCCGTCGCCCGGGCGGCGAGGCACTGCGCGCCCGCATCCTCGACATGCCCAACGCCGAATTCCAGCGTCTGCTGCGCTGCCGGGCGGATGAGCTGCGGCAGCGGTTGCCAGGAGCGGATACCGCCGCATCCAGCATCCGCTCTCTTCTCGACGCCATCGGCGACGGCGAGCTCGTGAGCACGATCCGCAACCTCGGCGGGCACGACCTGGCAGCGCTCCGCGCAGCCTTCGCGCAGATCGACGACACCCGCCCGACTGTGATCATCGCGTACACGATCAAGGGCAAGGGTCTGCCGACGGCGGGCCATCCGCAGAACCACTCCTCTCTGCTGACCTTCGAGCAGTACGACCAGCTGGCAGACGAGCTGGGTATGGATCCTGCCGCACCGTGGGCGCGCTTCGACCCGGACTCCTCTGAGGGGCGGCTGTGCGCGGAGGCGGCCGAGCGGTTGCGGCGGGACCCGGTGGTAGACGTGACTCCGCCGCCGGTTCCCACCGATTTCTGCCGTACCCCCTCGGGAACCGGCACGACCCAGGCCGCTCTCGGCCGGGTGCTGCTGGATCTGACCCGATCCGCACCTGAGGTCGCTCGACGGATTGTGACCGCGAGTCCCGATGTCTCCAGCAGCACGAATCTGGCGGGGTGGTTGAACAAGGCTGGTGTCTGGTCTACCAGCGACCGTCAGAACTGGTTCGCCGATGACCCCGAGACGATCATGCACTGGCGCGAGCGGCCGAGCGGCCAGCACATCGAGCTGGGCATCGCCGAGGTCAATCTTGTGAGCCTCATCAGCGAACTCGGAACCACGTGGAGTCGCTGGGGTCAGCCGCTGTTCCCGATCGGCGTGCTGTACGACCCATTCGTGGAGCGAGCGCTGGAGCCCTGGTCGTACGGCATGTACGCAGGCGGTCAGTCGATCCTCATCGGCACTCCCTCAGGGGTATCGCTGGCCGCTGAGGGTGGCGCGCACCAATCGATCAAGACGCCGTCGATCGGCCTGGAGCAGCCTGAGTGCATCAGCTTCGAGCCCGCCTTCATGCAGGAAGTCGAATGGATGCTGTTGGCGGCCATGTCGCAGATGGCCCGCCCCGGCGGCAAGTCCGCCTACCTGCGTCTGTCGACCAAGCCGGTGGACCAGGCGCTTGCCGCGATCCCCACCGACCCGGCCGCGCGGGAGCGCAGGCGCCGTCAGGTCGTCGCAGGCGGTTACCGGCTGCGCAGCGCGGAACGCCCTGACGCGACGATCATCATGATGGGCGCGATGGCTCCGGATGCCCTGGAGGCAGCCGACCGCCTCGCCACGCTCGGTGTGGACGCTGACGTCGTCTGCGTGACCAGCCCCGGATTGCTGTTCGAAGCTGTGCAGGCGCGAGGCGGCCGGGGCGAGGGGAGTGACTGGATCCTCGACCAGGTGCTTCCGGCAGACCGCGCACGCCCCATGGTGACCGTACTCGACGGGCATCCGCACGCGCTCGCGTTCCTCGCCGGAAGGCACGGCGTCCCCGCGCTCCACCTCGGTGTCAGCCGGTTCGGGCAGTCCGGCGACCTCGCCGACGTCTATCGGCATCACGGCATCGATGCGGACAGCATCGTGCGCGCGGTGCTCGATGTGACGGGTTGA
- a CDS encoding phosphoribosylanthranilate isomerase translates to MIVQIYTAQSAAEAVALAERGVDHVGLTPTTVGLPGQISEEVAAEAVAALRGRARSVALSVETELEEIARMAATVHPDILHLCGEIGAVGPDAVRILRGMLPEGMEIMQAIAVGAEGDLAMAIEYAAVADYLILDSYTTDVQGVGAAGITHDWSRSAEIVASVGIPVVLAGGLSADNVADSIVAVRPWGVDSLTRTNRPLGDGRFEKDLDAVAAFVRSAVEVPAI, encoded by the coding sequence ATGATCGTGCAGATCTACACCGCCCAGTCCGCTGCCGAAGCCGTCGCTCTGGCCGAACGAGGAGTGGATCATGTCGGCCTCACCCCGACCACCGTCGGCCTACCCGGTCAGATCAGCGAAGAAGTTGCTGCTGAAGCGGTCGCGGCACTGCGTGGACGCGCGCGTTCCGTCGCACTCAGCGTGGAGACGGAGCTCGAGGAGATCGCTCGGATGGCAGCGACCGTCCATCCTGACATCCTGCACCTGTGCGGAGAGATCGGTGCGGTCGGCCCCGACGCCGTCCGCATACTTCGCGGCATGCTGCCCGAGGGCATGGAGATCATGCAGGCCATCGCGGTCGGCGCCGAGGGCGACCTCGCGATGGCAATCGAATACGCTGCCGTCGCCGACTATCTCATCCTGGACTCGTACACGACCGACGTGCAGGGAGTCGGTGCCGCGGGCATCACGCACGACTGGTCACGCAGCGCTGAGATCGTCGCCAGCGTTGGCATCCCCGTCGTTCTCGCGGGGGGCCTGTCGGCCGACAATGTCGCGGACTCCATCGTTGCCGTGCGGCCATGGGGTGTCGACTCCCTCACCCGCACGAATCGCCCTCTCGGCGATGGGCGATTCGAGAAGGATCTCGACGCGGTCGCCGCATTCGTTCGCAGCGCCGTAGAAGTACCCGCGATCTGA
- a CDS encoding MurR/RpiR family transcriptional regulator, which produces MHTASQDKAGALTRLRAALPGLSTTEQRVANWILTRPEHLLEASMVDVAQACSVSDTTVLRMCRSAGFAGYTDLKLALARDLATPMQLIHDDIADGDDSMTIARKVFARASLSLQDTANVLDPDGFAAALHLLENARSVLVGGVGTSGVVGQSFYQRCRRLGISCDAPQDSQVQNIHAALLGPNDLVVAISYSGETRSVVGMAEHARNVGAKVLAVTGNRESHLAKVSDLTLQSVSHETRNEPIAARLCQLTLLDALCVAYSHRHLADVLSKEQLAGQSIVESSF; this is translated from the coding sequence ATGCATACGGCATCCCAGGACAAGGCTGGAGCACTCACGCGCCTGCGCGCAGCACTTCCCGGCCTGTCCACAACGGAGCAGCGGGTCGCGAACTGGATCCTCACTCGTCCTGAACATCTGCTCGAGGCGTCGATGGTCGACGTTGCCCAGGCATGCAGCGTCAGCGACACGACGGTCCTGCGCATGTGCCGCAGCGCCGGGTTCGCCGGATACACCGATCTGAAGCTCGCGCTGGCACGCGACCTCGCCACCCCGATGCAGCTCATACACGACGACATCGCCGACGGCGACGATTCGATGACGATCGCGCGCAAGGTGTTCGCACGAGCCTCACTCTCGTTGCAGGACACCGCGAATGTTCTCGACCCGGATGGCTTCGCCGCCGCTCTCCACCTGCTGGAGAATGCCCGCAGCGTGCTCGTCGGCGGCGTCGGCACATCTGGTGTGGTCGGCCAATCGTTCTATCAGCGCTGTCGTCGACTCGGCATCAGTTGCGATGCTCCCCAGGATTCGCAGGTGCAGAACATCCACGCAGCCCTACTCGGGCCGAACGATCTTGTCGTCGCCATCTCGTACTCCGGCGAGACCCGTTCCGTCGTCGGCATGGCCGAGCACGCCCGGAATGTCGGTGCGAAAGTGCTGGCCGTGACGGGAAACCGCGAGTCGCATCTCGCCAAAGTCTCCGATCTCACACTGCAGAGCGTCTCGCACGAGACGCGCAACGAACCGATCGCAGCCCGACTGTGCCAGCTCACCCTGCTCGACGCACTCTGCGTCGCCTACAGCCACCGCCATCTCGCCGACGTGCTGAGCAAAGAGCAGCTCGCCGGCCAATCCATCGTCGAGAGCTCGTTCTGA
- a CDS encoding ABC transporter substrate-binding protein, producing MNIHVRRAAIAALAVGTLALSGCVGASSEPSVGGDEEALTIWHAYAGQDDKVEFMKWALEGFKKEHPDAKIKEVSAEQSSYKTKLQTAMSTGDVPDVFYTLPGGFLDAFVKSGQVAALDDELAKEGWGDAFIDASMDSVSFDGSTYAVPIDIDAAVVWYNKALFDDKGWDAPTTWDEFLTLNEEIAADSIVPVALGNKDSWPATFWFQYGQMRTAGSGQVTDFLNGDGDISFGPEGAEMLQTLAEKDLLPTGANGMSDQEANLLFLNGQAAMVLNGTWQIGMSVDAPDGFELGYFPFPTVTGGAGDQSDTLAGVAAAFAMSEKAKDKPLAVEFLRYMTSPDVMKKYVEIRKTMVTLKGATTPDVAGPVLSGIVSDIIEPSAHLDAFYDTALPPKATTIYYSTLQGLIEGSVDAQQAVDAINAAINAGE from the coding sequence ATGAACATCCACGTCCGTAGAGCCGCCATCGCGGCGCTCGCAGTGGGAACCCTCGCGCTGTCCGGCTGCGTCGGCGCTTCGTCGGAGCCATCGGTCGGCGGTGACGAAGAAGCCCTCACGATCTGGCATGCCTACGCCGGTCAGGACGACAAGGTCGAGTTCATGAAGTGGGCGTTGGAGGGCTTCAAGAAGGAGCATCCTGACGCGAAGATCAAAGAGGTCTCTGCCGAGCAGTCCTCGTACAAGACGAAGCTGCAGACGGCGATGTCGACCGGCGATGTGCCTGACGTCTTCTACACGCTCCCCGGCGGATTCCTCGATGCATTCGTGAAGAGCGGTCAGGTTGCAGCGTTGGACGACGAACTTGCGAAAGAAGGCTGGGGTGACGCGTTCATCGACGCATCGATGGACTCGGTGAGCTTCGACGGATCGACATACGCGGTGCCGATCGATATCGACGCCGCTGTGGTCTGGTACAACAAGGCGCTCTTCGACGACAAGGGCTGGGACGCACCGACAACATGGGATGAGTTTCTGACGCTCAACGAAGAGATCGCGGCCGACAGCATCGTCCCCGTTGCGCTGGGCAACAAGGACAGCTGGCCCGCCACCTTCTGGTTCCAATACGGCCAGATGCGCACCGCAGGCAGCGGCCAGGTCACCGACTTCCTCAATGGCGACGGCGACATCTCGTTCGGACCCGAGGGCGCCGAGATGCTGCAGACGCTGGCCGAGAAGGACCTCCTTCCCACTGGGGCCAACGGCATGTCCGACCAGGAGGCCAACCTGCTCTTCCTGAACGGCCAGGCCGCCATGGTGCTCAACGGCACCTGGCAGATCGGGATGTCGGTCGATGCACCGGACGGTTTCGAACTCGGCTACTTCCCGTTCCCGACCGTCACGGGTGGGGCGGGTGACCAGTCCGACACGCTTGCCGGCGTCGCCGCAGCGTTCGCGATGTCCGAGAAGGCCAAGGACAAGCCGCTCGCCGTCGAGTTCCTGCGCTACATGACCAGTCCTGACGTCATGAAGAAGTACGTCGAGATTCGCAAGACGATGGTGACGCTGAAGGGTGCGACGACGCCGGATGTGGCTGGTCCGGTGCTCTCGGGCATCGTGTCCGACATCATCGAGCCGTCCGCACACCTTGACGCGTTCTACGACACGGCACTGCCGCCGAAGGCGACCACCATCTACTACTCGACCCTGCAGGGACTCATCGAAGGGTCGGTGGACGCTCAGCAGGCCGTCGACGCGATCAACGCAGCCATCAACGCCGGAGAGTAG